The following are encoded together in the Fodinibius salinus genome:
- a CDS encoding CHAT domain-containing protein: MLLAFFLGFLQVFSASDSTGIAEQTKSQAIHYINQIEEETNVAENTWALTLLGSKNEALQSFIEKKTRQRSSDLKSFQQFEGSFPDQLQKSVFQTGSADLLIALLLSVENKNQKKKIYRNFVSRFTFPESPSIRYKKLCETIIQQTEITNDMLTDETFLLPHFFILYDKNYSTYFSDDYLQNITQSWRSQFSSDNTLDNTLGKLSRFRALYITDQYSDILSLYNFMIGDQLFPNSPLKLRLFKYLDYSMYRLGHYDKGLNIVRKLAIPLAKIYGSQSVILSLKMNQATYLYDIGKVLEAQPLFERIIAQANEANIALPRAITYNNLALTYYKSGQYNKYLQLQNQALNTAKENNNYDHQIEIYNNLFIYYRKSSDKKNALTYINEALKLAREKKNNTDLGTIYVSIGSFYKKFGSNYEQALAYFKKAEKKLDPSNNAALFIDLLNEKGLTFEQQGKLRQAIDIHDQIISLTSDKKGVNYVDALINKTVVNLKMGNLTSAGQLITEFQSFNMDQLDFHQIIKAQTVEADYLHQKGNFQQALQILNPALKQILERARSSADLKSGFWHVEDEYLDAFELAVNIHKQMEEYGKAVKKLDQLKTINDASLYQNPLVKSSVLNESELTRYQRLVNQLDATRKKLLTARQEEQLQIRQRINKLKIEKSNLDNKLTNVTEDQSFSVGDVQKKLSAREQVLHITELNEQYYIANISRSDIRITTVPLDSTLRNKLSDAVHQVASNKTNLDSLYTITKLLGIDKLPTHLKQLTIIPDRYLYQLPVDILPISKPDKSYSYGQTTYAIEQFRTRYLTSLSNFFNRRKQKMGKKHNFDFVGYGISNFNNYNNQSLVPLPYAEEEVIALKNSLTHLKNTKTVINQNATKEDFIRTAPKADILHMATHSTVSERDPMFSAIYMNNGQRTDSTFNSQVFAYELFELNLSNKMIMLNSCESGSGSYIQGSGIMGMSRALRYAGANTLVLNLWSVNDMLASDFATYFYKQLNKGMSKTEALRDTKIHFLETKNASPHFWGVYMLIGNDDPIVKPNRDTNIAVASVFLFFFIITTGLSFLKDQGIIGRNDAQKAA; the protein is encoded by the coding sequence ATGTTATTAGCATTTTTTCTGGGCTTTCTTCAGGTATTTTCTGCTTCGGACAGTACAGGTATTGCCGAACAAACGAAATCGCAGGCTATACACTATATCAACCAAATAGAAGAAGAAACCAATGTGGCGGAAAATACCTGGGCCCTAACACTGCTGGGTAGTAAAAATGAAGCACTACAATCATTTATCGAGAAAAAAACCAGGCAGCGTTCCAGTGACTTAAAATCATTTCAACAATTTGAAGGCTCTTTTCCTGATCAGCTTCAAAAAAGCGTGTTTCAAACCGGATCCGCTGATCTTCTTATCGCACTATTACTCTCGGTGGAAAACAAAAATCAAAAGAAAAAGATATACCGCAATTTTGTTTCACGGTTTACTTTTCCTGAATCTCCCAGTATAAGGTATAAGAAGCTTTGTGAGACAATCATCCAGCAAACAGAAATAACAAATGATATGTTGACGGATGAGACTTTTCTGTTGCCGCATTTTTTCATTCTCTACGACAAAAATTATTCAACCTATTTTTCCGATGACTATCTGCAAAATATTACTCAAAGCTGGCGTTCTCAGTTTTCATCTGATAACACACTAGATAATACACTTGGCAAACTCAGCCGTTTTCGGGCGTTATATATAACGGACCAATATTCCGATATCCTCTCCCTCTATAACTTTATGATTGGGGATCAATTATTTCCAAACTCGCCCCTTAAATTACGATTATTTAAATACCTGGACTATTCTATGTACCGGCTGGGGCATTATGACAAAGGGTTAAATATTGTCCGAAAGCTTGCTATTCCATTGGCAAAAATATACGGTAGCCAATCAGTGATTTTGAGTCTCAAAATGAATCAGGCCACCTATCTCTACGATATTGGGAAAGTATTGGAAGCCCAACCACTTTTTGAGCGCATTATAGCTCAGGCAAACGAAGCCAATATTGCCTTACCCCGGGCCATTACCTATAACAACCTGGCGCTCACCTACTACAAGTCCGGACAATATAATAAATACTTGCAGCTTCAAAACCAGGCGTTGAATACCGCGAAAGAAAACAACAATTATGATCACCAAATTGAAATCTATAATAATTTATTTATCTACTATAGAAAATCCAGTGACAAGAAAAATGCCCTAACATATATCAATGAAGCCTTAAAATTGGCCCGGGAGAAAAAAAATAACACCGATCTCGGAACTATTTATGTATCAATAGGTTCATTCTACAAAAAATTTGGATCAAACTATGAACAAGCACTAGCATACTTCAAGAAAGCTGAAAAAAAATTGGACCCCAGTAATAACGCTGCTCTGTTTATCGACTTATTAAACGAAAAGGGTCTAACATTTGAACAACAAGGAAAACTGAGGCAGGCGATTGATATACATGATCAAATCATCAGTCTTACATCAGACAAAAAGGGTGTAAATTACGTAGATGCTCTTATAAATAAGACAGTAGTTAATTTAAAAATGGGCAATCTGACATCTGCGGGGCAGCTCATAACAGAATTCCAGTCTTTTAATATGGACCAGCTCGATTTTCACCAGATAATCAAAGCCCAAACAGTTGAAGCGGACTACCTGCATCAGAAAGGAAATTTCCAACAGGCATTACAAATACTGAATCCGGCGTTAAAGCAAATCCTGGAACGAGCCAGGAGCAGCGCCGATCTAAAATCGGGGTTTTGGCACGTAGAAGATGAATACCTGGATGCTTTTGAGTTAGCAGTGAATATCCATAAACAAATGGAAGAATACGGCAAAGCCGTTAAAAAACTTGACCAGTTAAAAACAATTAATGACGCTTCACTGTATCAAAACCCATTGGTAAAATCCAGTGTACTTAATGAATCGGAACTCACCCGGTATCAACGGCTTGTTAACCAATTAGATGCTACACGGAAAAAACTATTGACGGCAAGGCAAGAGGAACAGCTTCAAATCCGGCAGAGGATAAATAAGCTCAAAATAGAAAAAAGCAACCTCGACAATAAGCTTACCAATGTAACCGAAGACCAATCATTTTCTGTTGGTGATGTCCAGAAAAAACTCTCGGCCAGGGAGCAGGTGTTGCATATTACGGAACTTAATGAGCAATATTACATCGCCAATATTTCCCGGTCGGATATCCGCATTACCACGGTTCCACTGGATTCAACACTAAGAAATAAATTATCGGATGCCGTGCACCAGGTGGCTTCAAATAAAACAAACCTAGACTCACTATATACTATTACCAAACTACTGGGTATTGACAAGCTCCCAACGCATTTGAAACAGCTCACCATTATTCCCGACCGATATTTATACCAGTTACCTGTTGACATTCTGCCGATTTCTAAGCCGGATAAAAGTTACAGCTACGGGCAAACAACCTATGCTATCGAACAATTCAGAACGCGCTACTTAACTTCGCTAAGTAATTTCTTTAACCGGCGAAAGCAGAAAATGGGAAAGAAACACAACTTTGATTTTGTAGGGTATGGAATTTCAAATTTTAACAATTACAATAACCAATCGCTTGTGCCCCTACCCTATGCTGAAGAGGAAGTAATTGCTTTAAAAAACTCATTAACCCATCTCAAAAATACCAAAACAGTTATAAATCAAAACGCTACAAAAGAAGACTTTATTCGTACAGCTCCCAAAGCTGATATTCTACACATGGCAACACATAGCACAGTTTCGGAGCGGGATCCCATGTTTTCTGCCATCTACATGAATAATGGGCAACGTACAGACAGTACATTTAACAGCCAGGTATTTGCCTATGAACTATTTGAGCTCAACCTTAGCAACAAAATGATCATGCTTAACTCCTGCGAATCAGGTTCAGGTTCTTACATCCAGGGATCAGGTATTATGGGTATGAGCAGAGCACTACGATATGCCGGAGCAAATACACTGGTGCTTAACCTTTGGTCAGTAAATGATATGCTCGCTTCTGATTTCGCTACCTACTTTTACAAGCAGCTAAATAAAGGTATGTCAAAAACCGAAGCACTCAGAGATACCAAAATTCACTTTCTGGAAACAAAAAACGCAAGCCCTCATTTTTGGGGCGTATATATGCTAATCGGCAATGACGATCCCATTGTAAAACCCAATAGAGATACCAATATAGCAGTTGCCAGTGTGTTTTTGTTCTTTTTTATCATCACAACGGGGCTTTCCTTTCTTAAAGATCAGGGCATTATTGGCAGGAATGACGCACAAAAAGCTGCTTAA
- a CDS encoding RNA polymerase sigma factor translates to MATSRSDYSELIEAIKQNKHDRTNELLQDITSRLRDYLQVVMSADKVTADEVTQRALLEVYERIEADKIQDSRSIYSYLLRTTRNEFLQFKREQGFLNTPLDEAEDHFVDPAEQFQNLLDEERQQILEICMDELKERSRKLIDYFFDNPDTTTKEASEEFGISGANVRTRKSRILSRLHECYKRKRQQ, encoded by the coding sequence TTGGCTACCTCTCGAAGTGATTATTCCGAACTGATAGAAGCGATCAAGCAGAATAAGCATGATCGTACGAACGAACTGCTTCAAGATATTACCAGTCGCTTACGGGACTATTTACAGGTGGTAATGAGTGCTGATAAAGTAACTGCTGATGAGGTTACGCAGCGAGCTTTGCTTGAGGTTTATGAACGTATTGAAGCCGATAAAATTCAGGATAGCCGATCGATATATAGTTATTTGCTGAGAACAACCCGCAATGAATTTTTACAGTTTAAACGAGAGCAGGGATTTCTGAATACTCCATTGGATGAAGCTGAAGATCATTTTGTTGATCCGGCTGAACAGTTTCAGAATCTGTTGGACGAAGAACGCCAGCAGATTTTGGAAATTTGCATGGATGAGCTTAAGGAGCGATCCAGAAAATTAATAGATTATTTTTTTGATAATCCCGATACCACTACCAAAGAAGCCAGCGAAGAATTTGGTATTTCCGGGGCTAATGTCCGCACCAGAAAATCGCGTATTTTAAGTCGACTTCATGAGTGCTATAAACGAAAAAGACAGCAGTAG
- the acs gene encoding acetate--CoA ligase, with amino-acid sequence MQSDITSFDEYKKVHQQSITDKEAYWEQKAETFDWHRKWDKVHSGSFEDGNVKWFEGGKLNITENCLDRHLDEHGDKVAFHFEANDPDEGPRNLTYSELHEEVCKFANVLESKGVGKGDRVAIYMAMTPEIAIATLACARIGAVHSIVFAGFSAQSLADRIQDCDAEMLITNDGLERGTKLVPLKEISDKALQSCPMVNDVIVCQRVGNDIDWEEGRDEWWHDLMANASADHEAEVMEAEDPLFILYTSGSTGKPKGQVHTCGGYMTYVSSTLKNVFQVGQDDVYWCTADAGWITGHSYIIYGPLLNGLTGIIFESTPMHPNPGRLWQVCEKYEVTHFYTSPTAIRALMKEDISYVRDCDLSSLEVLGTVGEPINEEAWHWYDEEIGNGNCPIVDTWWQTETGGMMISPMAGITPTKPGYATLPLPGIEPALMDEDGNEIEGNDVQGNLVIKQPWPGMTRGVWGNHERYMNTYFNKYPGYYFTGDGCRRDEDGYYRITGRVDDVLNVSGHRLGTAEIENAIDEHNKVVEAAIVGYPHDVKGEGVFAFMTCNSEIADPEAFKKEIDDLVAKIISPIAKPDKIQIVQGLPKTRSGKIMRRILRKIAAGETDDLGDTSTLVDPSVVDDIIDGQAY; translated from the coding sequence ATGCAATCCGATATAACATCTTTCGACGAGTATAAAAAAGTACATCAGCAAAGTATTACGGACAAGGAAGCGTACTGGGAGCAAAAAGCAGAAACTTTTGATTGGCACCGTAAGTGGGATAAGGTGCATAGCGGAAGCTTTGAAGACGGTAACGTTAAATGGTTTGAGGGGGGCAAGCTGAATATTACCGAAAATTGTCTCGATCGTCATCTGGATGAGCACGGAGACAAGGTTGCTTTCCATTTTGAAGCGAATGATCCCGATGAGGGACCGCGCAATTTAACTTACAGCGAGCTTCACGAAGAAGTATGTAAATTTGCCAATGTTTTGGAATCAAAAGGAGTAGGCAAGGGCGACCGGGTAGCAATTTATATGGCTATGACGCCTGAAATTGCCATTGCCACGCTGGCCTGTGCACGTATCGGGGCCGTGCATTCCATTGTATTTGCGGGATTTTCGGCGCAGTCGCTGGCTGATCGTATTCAGGATTGTGATGCAGAAATGCTTATTACAAATGATGGATTGGAGCGTGGAACCAAGTTGGTACCTCTGAAAGAAATTTCCGATAAGGCTCTGCAAAGCTGTCCAATGGTCAACGACGTAATTGTTTGCCAGCGTGTGGGTAACGACATTGATTGGGAAGAAGGCCGCGATGAGTGGTGGCACGATCTGATGGCTAATGCTTCTGCCGACCATGAAGCGGAAGTGATGGAGGCTGAAGATCCGTTGTTTATTCTCTATACCTCGGGCTCAACCGGTAAGCCGAAGGGGCAGGTTCACACCTGCGGCGGCTATATGACATACGTGAGCTCTACGCTCAAAAATGTGTTTCAGGTTGGACAGGATGATGTGTATTGGTGTACTGCGGATGCGGGGTGGATTACGGGACACTCTTATATTATTTATGGGCCGCTACTCAATGGACTCACGGGTATTATTTTTGAAAGTACGCCCATGCATCCTAACCCTGGTCGTCTGTGGCAAGTGTGCGAAAAATATGAGGTAACTCACTTTTATACTTCTCCCACAGCTATTCGGGCTCTTATGAAAGAGGACATTAGCTATGTTAGAGATTGTGATCTTAGCTCACTTGAGGTGCTTGGTACCGTTGGGGAGCCTATTAATGAAGAAGCTTGGCACTGGTATGACGAGGAAATTGGTAATGGAAATTGTCCTATTGTAGACACGTGGTGGCAAACCGAAACTGGTGGTATGATGATTTCCCCGATGGCAGGTATTACACCGACCAAACCAGGCTATGCTACACTACCACTGCCCGGCATTGAACCTGCGCTGATGGACGAGGACGGGAATGAGATTGAAGGAAATGATGTGCAGGGAAACTTGGTCATCAAACAGCCTTGGCCGGGTATGACGCGCGGTGTTTGGGGCAATCACGAGCGGTATATGAATACCTACTTTAATAAGTATCCGGGATATTATTTTACTGGTGACGGTTGCCGCAGAGATGAGGATGGTTACTATCGCATTACTGGACGTGTAGATGATGTGCTTAACGTTTCGGGTCACCGATTGGGAACGGCCGAAATTGAGAATGCTATTGACGAACACAATAAGGTAGTTGAGGCTGCTATTGTCGGCTATCCGCATGATGTGAAGGGGGAAGGTGTTTTCGCTTTTATGACATGCAATTCGGAAATTGCTGATCCGGAAGCATTCAAGAAAGAGATTGATGACTTGGTAGCAAAGATTATCAGTCCCATTGCCAAACCCGATAAAATTCAAATCGTGCAAGGCTTGCCAAAGACCCGATCTGGGAAAATTATGCGCCGAATTTTACGCAAAATTGCAGCTGGAGAAACTGACGATCTCGGCGATACGTCAACATTAGTTGATCCCTCTGTGGTCGACGACATTATAGACGGCCAGGCATATTAA
- a CDS encoding alanine dehydrogenase: MGFNPFETEKIGMQTLEKRLMKSNSNISLKIGLPKEVSDDERRICLTPDGVSVLTANDHEVFIEQEAGKEANFSDNEYADAGADLAYSIDEVYNKSDIILKVAPPTTEELEMLDDQQTLISAVHLGDTTEEFIQTLINKNITAIGFEFIKDENQEFPLVRMMHEITGSMAVQIGAHYLEIADGGQGIMLGGISGIPPATVLILGGEITAEYAARTALGYGAQVFVLDNDLARLRHLENALDRRITTATASYQYLSTALNHADVLIGASMEEGERAPCLVTEEMVANMKAGSVIVDTVIDQGGCISTSKPTTHSNPVFKEHDIIHYCVPNIPSNVARTATYALNNVIVPYLLAIGDAGGIKKSLWSNTALRNGTYVYKNHLTKKSLSKIFDISFREIEMLIASRI, encoded by the coding sequence ATGGGTTTTAATCCTTTTGAAACCGAGAAGATTGGCATGCAGACGCTGGAAAAGCGGCTCATGAAATCCAATTCTAATATATCACTAAAGATTGGGCTGCCAAAAGAAGTATCTGACGATGAACGACGTATTTGCCTGACACCTGACGGCGTGTCCGTGCTTACGGCTAACGACCATGAGGTTTTTATTGAACAAGAGGCTGGCAAAGAAGCGAATTTTAGTGATAACGAATATGCTGATGCCGGAGCTGACTTGGCTTACAGCATAGATGAGGTATATAACAAATCTGATATCATCCTTAAGGTTGCGCCCCCAACAACAGAAGAACTGGAAATGCTTGATGACCAGCAGACCCTTATTTCTGCAGTGCATCTTGGGGATACCACAGAAGAATTTATCCAAACCCTGATAAATAAAAACATTACAGCCATTGGTTTTGAATTTATTAAGGATGAAAACCAAGAATTTCCCCTCGTACGGATGATGCATGAAATTACGGGATCAATGGCGGTGCAGATTGGAGCTCACTACCTTGAAATAGCAGACGGCGGACAGGGCATCATGCTGGGAGGCATTTCAGGTATTCCACCAGCAACAGTTCTCATCCTTGGTGGCGAAATTACAGCCGAATATGCCGCTCGTACCGCTCTCGGATACGGAGCACAAGTATTTGTGTTGGATAACGACCTGGCCCGCCTTCGACATCTCGAAAATGCCCTGGACCGACGCATCACTACTGCAACAGCCAGTTATCAATATTTATCTACGGCCTTAAATCATGCAGATGTACTTATTGGCGCCTCTATGGAAGAAGGAGAACGAGCACCATGTCTGGTGACTGAAGAAATGGTGGCTAATATGAAAGCGGGCAGTGTAATCGTTGACACAGTTATCGATCAGGGTGGATGTATTTCTACAAGTAAACCTACAACCCATTCAAACCCTGTTTTTAAAGAACACGATATTATTCACTACTGCGTCCCCAATATCCCTTCGAACGTTGCACGTACAGCTACCTATGCCCTTAATAATGTTATTGTGCCTTACCTTCTCGCAATCGGTGATGCCGGAGGTATTAAAAAAAGTCTGTGGAGTAACACTGCTTTACGCAACGGTACTTACGTATACAAAAATCACCTGACTAAAAAATCACTTTCTAAAATTTTCGACATCTCTTTTCGTGAGATTGAAATGCTTATTGCCAGCCGAATTTAA
- the rsmA gene encoding 16S rRNA (adenine(1518)-N(6)/adenine(1519)-N(6))-dimethyltransferase RsmA, with protein sequence MRPKKSLGQHFLTDENMIQKIADAVQAGEGDRVIEIGPGTGALTAALIDRYEEVIGIEIDERAVEVLEHKFPNLKVHQANILDVDWEQFTMGKQKTHVVGNLPYYITSQILFSLLANRALFSDALLMMQKEVAERIVADIRTKAYGILSVQTRLMATPEILFPVSPHCFRPQPNVESAMLKLNFNKGRLSCTDDQLKKVVRTAFNQRRKKLSNALKPIVSKDQQPDGFDFDKRAEAWLPSEYEKLTARLVEDGILT encoded by the coding sequence ATGAGACCCAAAAAAAGTTTAGGACAACATTTCTTAACGGATGAAAATATGATTCAAAAAATTGCTGATGCAGTGCAAGCCGGGGAAGGTGACCGCGTAATCGAAATTGGCCCCGGTACCGGCGCGCTTACAGCAGCTCTTATTGATCGGTATGAGGAGGTAATAGGCATAGAAATTGACGAAAGAGCTGTGGAAGTACTCGAGCACAAGTTTCCCAATCTCAAGGTTCATCAGGCAAATATTCTAGATGTGGACTGGGAGCAGTTTACGATGGGAAAACAGAAGACCCATGTAGTTGGTAACCTACCATATTATATTACCAGCCAGATTTTATTTTCGCTGCTGGCAAACCGGGCATTGTTCTCAGATGCACTACTGATGATGCAAAAAGAGGTCGCCGAGCGAATTGTAGCTGATATTCGGACCAAAGCTTATGGCATCCTGAGTGTACAAACGCGGCTGATGGCTACGCCCGAAATTTTATTTCCTGTCTCGCCTCATTGCTTTCGTCCGCAACCCAATGTAGAAAGTGCAATGCTAAAGCTAAATTTTAACAAGGGGAGGCTCAGTTGCACCGACGATCAGCTAAAAAAAGTAGTTCGTACTGCGTTTAATCAGCGTCGCAAAAAGTTAAGCAATGCGCTAAAACCAATTGTCTCAAAAGATCAACAACCTGACGGATTTGATTTTGACAAGCGGGCTGAAGCATGGCTACCATCCGAATATGAAAAGTTGACAGCACGGCTGGTTGAAGATGGCATTTTGACCTGA
- a CDS encoding co-chaperone GroES, which produces MAKSKIKPLSDRVLVQPEPADDKTESGIIIPDSAKEKPQEGTVVSAGPGKVENGNKIDMSVSEGDTVLYGKYSGTEITLDGEEYLIMRESDILGIVS; this is translated from the coding sequence ATGGCTAAATCTAAGATCAAACCATTAAGCGATCGTGTTTTGGTTCAGCCAGAACCCGCTGATGATAAAACAGAATCTGGAATTATTATTCCCGATTCTGCGAAAGAAAAACCACAGGAAGGGACGGTTGTTTCTGCTGGACCAGGAAAGGTTGAGAACGGAAACAAAATTGACATGTCTGTTTCAGAAGGGGATACAGTACTCTATGGAAAATATTCCGGTACTGAAATTACACTGGATGGAGAAGAGTATTTGATTATGCGAGAATCTGATATTCTCGGAATCGTTTCCTAA
- the groL gene encoding chaperonin GroEL (60 kDa chaperone family; promotes refolding of misfolded polypeptides especially under stressful conditions; forms two stacked rings of heptamers to form a barrel-shaped 14mer; ends can be capped by GroES; misfolded proteins enter the barrel where they are refolded when GroES binds), producing the protein MAAKLVHYDMEARDALKEGVDKLANAVKVTLGPRGRNVVIEKSFGAPTVTKDGVTVAKEIELSNKRENMGAQMVKEVASKTSDNAGDGTTTATVLAQSIIQTGMKNVTAGANPMEVKRGIDTAVKAIVGELRQMSNPVGESLDSIKQVGSISANGDEEIGQNIADAMEKVGQDGVITVEEARGTETYLETVEGMQFDRGYLSPYFVTDSENMVAEMDEPYILIFDSKISNMKDLLPILEKVIQTGQPLLIIAEDIEGEALATLVVNKLRGSLKIAAVKAPGFGDRRKQMLEDIAILTDGTVISEERGYQLENATLDFLGTADRVNITKDDSTIVGGQGKDDDIQARVNQIKGQIESSTSDYDREKLQERLAKLSGGVAVLNIGAASEVAMKEKKARVEDALHATRAAVEEGIVAGGGVALLRAQNALDDLEAENSDQQVGFDIVRRALEAPLRTIANNAGEEGSIVVQKVLEESGSLGYNARTEEYEDLIDAGVIDPTKVTRTALENAASVAGLMLTTEALISDKPSEGDDDDDGPAGGGGMPGGGMGGGMPGGMGGMGGMM; encoded by the coding sequence ATGGCTGCAAAATTAGTTCATTATGATATGGAAGCGCGCGATGCTCTCAAGGAGGGCGTTGACAAGCTTGCGAATGCTGTCAAGGTAACCTTGGGTCCGCGCGGACGTAACGTAGTAATTGAAAAATCATTTGGAGCACCAACGGTAACAAAAGACGGTGTTACAGTAGCAAAAGAAATTGAGCTGTCCAATAAGCGAGAAAATATGGGCGCTCAGATGGTTAAAGAAGTTGCTTCCAAAACCAGCGATAATGCCGGTGACGGAACAACAACTGCTACTGTGCTTGCACAGTCCATCATCCAGACTGGGATGAAAAACGTAACAGCCGGTGCTAATCCTATGGAAGTGAAGCGAGGAATCGACACTGCTGTGAAAGCAATTGTTGGTGAGCTTCGTCAAATGAGTAATCCGGTTGGTGAGAGTCTTGATAGTATCAAACAAGTTGGTAGTATTTCTGCCAATGGTGATGAAGAGATTGGCCAAAACATTGCGGATGCGATGGAAAAGGTTGGCCAAGATGGTGTAATTACCGTTGAAGAAGCACGAGGTACTGAAACATATCTCGAAACGGTAGAAGGGATGCAGTTCGACCGCGGATATCTGTCTCCATATTTCGTAACTGATTCAGAGAATATGGTTGCAGAGATGGACGAACCTTATATCCTGATTTTTGACAGCAAGATCAGTAATATGAAAGATCTGCTGCCCATCCTTGAGAAAGTTATCCAAACCGGTCAGCCGCTGCTGATTATCGCGGAAGACATTGAAGGCGAAGCACTGGCTACATTGGTTGTTAACAAGCTTCGCGGATCACTGAAGATCGCTGCTGTTAAAGCACCCGGATTTGGTGACCGTCGTAAGCAGATGCTTGAAGACATCGCTATTCTTACTGATGGTACTGTCATTTCTGAAGAGCGTGGATATCAGCTTGAAAATGCTACGCTTGATTTCCTCGGTACCGCTGATCGTGTGAACATCACAAAAGATGATTCAACGATTGTAGGCGGCCAGGGTAAAGATGACGATATCCAAGCACGTGTAAATCAGATTAAGGGACAGATTGAGTCCAGTACTTCTGATTACGATCGTGAGAAACTGCAAGAGCGTCTGGCGAAACTCAGTGGTGGTGTTGCCGTTCTAAATATTGGTGCTGCTTCTGAAGTTGCTATGAAAGAAAAGAAAGCACGCGTTGAAGATGCACTGCACGCAACCCGGGCTGCCGTTGAAGAAGGTATTGTAGCCGGTGGTGGTGTTGCATTGCTCCGTGCACAAAATGCGCTTGATGATCTTGAAGCAGAAAATTCGGATCAGCAAGTTGGCTTTGATATTGTTCGCCGAGCACTTGAAGCGCCATTGCGAACTATTGCCAACAATGCCGGAGAAGAAGGATCTATTGTAGTACAAAAAGTACTCGAAGAAAGTGGATCCTTAGGTTACAACGCTCGTACTGAGGAGTATGAAGACCTAATCGATGCCGGTGTTATTGATCCTACAAAAGTAACGCGCACTGCTCTTGAAAACGCAGCTTCCGTTGCTGGCTTAATGCTGACAACTGAAGCCCTCATCTCTGACAAGCCTTCTGAAGGCGATGATGATGATGACGGTCCTGCTGGCGGCGGCGGAATGCCCGGCGGCGGTATGGGAGGCGGAATGCCCGGCGGAATGGGTGGAATGGGCGGCATGATGTAA